TAAGAAGGTGCGCCGACTTCAATCCAGTCGCCATAGACGTGTTTAGGATCTACATAATCTTGATAGCTAACATATATCAGCGCCGAGAAACCCATTCCCGCGAATATTAGCACGCTATATGTGACAGTTTTTATTGCTTGTAATCTTGTCATAGTAAGCCGATATATGTGATGACGTTTGTTATTGAACGTATTGATCTATTTGTTAATTAACCCTTATCTCTAGCAACGTTCTTCCCTATTGTACAGCGCTCTTTGTTTGATTTTTGATTGAAAAATGTGCAAATTTGTGCGTTTTCATTTAAAGTCATACTCAACGCTGTACCATTAAGTATAGTCAAAACACAAATTACGTTTGCTAAACGGAGATAGCGGTTAACACCATAACTAACGGGCGTTAGAAAATTGACTATAATTATTTTATGACGCTCGTTTGACGGGAGGTAAGATGGCTGTAGTTCCTAAGCATGAAGACCAAAATGCTCGTTATGATCCGAAAAAAGATTTTACGGGCGATCAAATGCATCGCTTCACCGAGGTCGCCAACAAAGCCCAGCGAAGAAAGGAAGCGTTAGAAACCAAACGCTCAGCTTTTTCTTCAGTAAAAGAGAAAGCGATGCGGCCAATTATCACGCCAAAGAAAGATAAGTTTAATAGCTTTAGGTACGCAGTGTGGCTTATTGTTGCTTGCGCTATTGGACTTTGGACGATGTATATGACGGGTACAAGCTAGGCTACTTTTCTTTTTCTTGTTTTAAAGGGACGATGGTAGCGTTTTTAGGTTCCAATGCCTGATCGATTGGGCTAGGTTTGGAATGATTGTAGTAGCAGTACCTATTTTTTCCACCATGTTTAGCTGCGTACATGGCTTTGTCTGCGCACCGAGTTAGCTCAGAGAGGGATTCTGCATCTTGCGGAAAGAGAGCCGCCCCAACACTTACTGTTAAATCATTAATCCTTGCTGTGCCTTGGTAACCATCCCGAAATAAATGACATATCCGATTCAAGATATTATCTAAGTCTGATTTATGCTTTACACCGTAAAGTAATAGAACAAATTCATCGCCAGCAAATCGCGCAATAGAGTAGTCGTGTTTACCAGTTTTTCTATCTTTGCTTCTTACTTTATTACCGAGTCTTCGAGCAAAGTGCTGCAAGACTTTGTCTCCAATATCATGGCCGTATGTGTCATTGATAGCCTTAAAGTTATCGATATCTAAGAAGACGAGTGCCGTATAGTCTTTTGTCTCTCTTAACTCTTCTAGCTTTTCACAAGCCCAACGTTCAAAGCTCCAGCGATTTGCCAAACCAGTGATGTGGTCCATATAGGCCAAATCTTCGATACCTTCCTGATATAAGCTTTGAATGTAGTCGACGGCCTTTGAGTAGTAGAAAGAGGAAATATTAAATATGACACTGATTGAGATTAAACTAATCAGGAAATGCATATCTGAGAAGCTATTTGGTAACAAGGTTGACGGGGTATAAGCAATAGAAACAATAGCCAACAAAGAAAATGTTGCACTGAATATCAAGCCATTACGAAAGTCATTTACATATACCAAGCAACCTACGATGGGATATAAATAAAGAAAACGGCCAGGAATCTCTCCATTATAGAACAGCAGGGCTGCGCCTAAAAATAGCATCACACCGCTGAACATAAGATCAGTAAAGTTTGCTTGAAAGTTTTTTATCGAGAACCAAGCAATTATGGAAATTAATATAAGGGAACCTAGCTCAAGGAAACCAAAGGCATAGCGGCCATCAACTAGGTTTAATATCCCTGAAATCAAGAGAATAATACCGCATAAAAGAGAGCACAATAGCATTATATTGCGCCGCTTGTTCAACCGAACATCGGCCATCTCTTCTAAATTGGTTCCTACAAGGTTATTCATTACGACTACTAAGTTCCATTTAAATACATTTCCTCAAATTAATAATAGAAGACAATCATTCTCTGAAGCAAATTAACAAACTAAAAAATATCTATTGAGTCAACTGATTATGTTATTAGTTGCTTATAAAGCGTAGGGCATAAACTTAAAGCCCTCAAAATTATTATGGGCTCTTTTGTTCGTAGATATCGTAACTTGTGATCACAGTTTTTACTTAGAAAATTCTGCCTTAATCCATGAGCGGAGTAACAACACAAACTCGTTGCTTAACTGCTCAGGTTGACAGATGAAGTAAAAATCTTGTTTAGGGTTTGGTATTGAATCACCAATTTCAACTAGCATCCCTTGCTCTACATAGTCTCGAATGAATATTTTGTGGGTAATGAATAGGCCTAGTTGGCTGATTGCTGCTTGCAGTGCTTGAATGGTTGCATTGAACGATAGGTTGTGCCCAAATTTAGGCATTGGTAGGCCTTTTGCCTCACACCAGATCTGCCAGTCGTTTGCACGTCTTTCGTTGGTTGCGATGATTGCTGGAAATTGTTGCAGGAGCTCTGAGGATGTGGCTTCTGGGGGAATGATATTGGGGTTCGCAACCATTACTAGCTCATCATTGCCTAAAAACTCACAATGGTAGTTCTCCCACTCACTGCTTTTACCCAAAACCAGTGCTACATCTATCCCTTCTTGCTGCAATGAAAAGTTTCCAACTAAATTGGAGATGCGGATGTCTAGTGTATTTGAAAACTGATTGAACCTTTCCACTCTGGGTATCCACCAGTGCATTGCGAGTGAATGCACCATGTTGAGAGTCAATCTATGAGAGTATCTTCTATCAATAATAGATTGGGTTGCATGGCTTATTTGTTCTAGGGCAGGGGAGATTTGTTTATAGTATTGTTTGCCTTGAGCATTCAACACTACAGTGCGATTGACACGCTGAAATAGCTCTACCCCTAGATAGCTTTCAAGAGATTTAATCGATTGGCTGATAGCTGAGTGGCTGACGTTAAGCATGTCTGCCGCTTCACTCATGCTCCCCGTTTCAGCAACGGCAACGAATGAATATAAAGACTTTAGTGGAGTGATTTTGTTCATTGTAAGTTTTACTTAACTATTTGGTTAATATTAATCGTTTTTATCTAACAATGCACTTCTTTACAATTTGATTATGTAAAGGAGAGCTTATGACACGTCAATTACTACCCATTTTGTTTGTACTTTCTTCGACTTTTAGTGTTTCGATTAACGGCTTACTGTCTAACTACCTTACAGAACAGATAAGCTTGGAGTGGCTTGGTTTTCTTAGGTTTTTAATGCCCGCAATGCTACTCATGCTAGTGCTTTTATGTTCTAAACTACGCTTACCTCCAAAGGCACTTTTAGTACCTCTCTCGATTCGTGCATTATGTATTGCAGGGTGTCAGCTTTGTTTTATAATTTCGCTTTCACAATTGAGTCTAGTAGAAAGTGTGGTGTTATTTGGAACGGGGCCTTTATTTATCCCAGTGTTAGAAAAACTAATATTTTCAGTGAAGTTAAAAGTGAGCACCATAGCGGCATTAGCGATGACCTTTATTGGCGTATTACTATTATCAGGAAGCCTATCTGGGTTCACATTTAAACCAGCCCTACTAATTGGCCTTTGCGCAGGGTTGTTTAACGCAGGTTCACAGCTGAGCTTACACCGAGCAACCAAAAGTGATATGAGTCCAGTAGAGATAAACGCATGGACTCTCGCTTTTGCTGCCGTGGTATTTGTTCCAGTGTTGCTAACGGGTTTTGTTTTGAATCACAGCTTAACTGTAATGACAGGTAATACAGACGGGTGGCTTCTTTTTGTCGGGCTACTGGCTGTGTCTGTACTGATAATTAATACTCAAATATTTCGGGCTAAAGCATATAAGCTGGTGGAATCTAGTTCCCAACTAGCACCTTACCTTTTCACCAATTTGCTTTTTGCTTCTATTTGGCAATTTCTTTTCTTCAATGTCGCATTTAGCGGTTTGCAAATCCTAGGCTTAGCCGTCATTGTGGCAGCAAATGTGCTAAATGTTGCCAGTCCGATAGTGCAGAAAAAATGGCAGCCAAGAAAAGCGGTAGGCTCAATATAAAGTTACTTGCGTTATGCCGTTGGGTAAACATACCGGAATGTCAGGTTGATACGCTC
This genomic stretch from Vibrio marisflavi CECT 7928 harbors:
- a CDS encoding LysR family transcriptional regulator, which translates into the protein MNKITPLKSLYSFVAVAETGSMSEAADMLNVSHSAISQSIKSLESYLGVELFQRVNRTVVLNAQGKQYYKQISPALEQISHATQSIIDRRYSHRLTLNMVHSLAMHWWIPRVERFNQFSNTLDIRISNLVGNFSLQQEGIDVALVLGKSSEWENYHCEFLGNDELVMVANPNIIPPEATSSELLQQFPAIIATNERRANDWQIWCEAKGLPMPKFGHNLSFNATIQALQAAISQLGLFITHKIFIRDYVEQGMLVEIGDSIPNPKQDFYFICQPEQLSNEFVLLLRSWIKAEFSK
- a CDS encoding DMT family transporter — encoded protein: MTRQLLPILFVLSSTFSVSINGLLSNYLTEQISLEWLGFLRFLMPAMLLMLVLLCSKLRLPPKALLVPLSIRALCIAGCQLCFIISLSQLSLVESVVLFGTGPLFIPVLEKLIFSVKLKVSTIAALAMTFIGVLLLSGSLSGFTFKPALLIGLCAGLFNAGSQLSLHRATKSDMSPVEINAWTLAFAAVVFVPVLLTGFVLNHSLTVMTGNTDGWLLFVGLLAVSVLIINTQIFRAKAYKLVESSSQLAPYLFTNLLFASIWQFLFFNVAFSGLQILGLAVIVAANVLNVASPIVQKKWQPRKAVGSI
- a CDS encoding GGDEF domain-containing protein; the encoded protein is MNNLVGTNLEEMADVRLNKRRNIMLLCSLLCGIILLISGILNLVDGRYAFGFLELGSLILISIIAWFSIKNFQANFTDLMFSGVMLFLGAALLFYNGEIPGRFLYLYPIVGCLVYVNDFRNGLIFSATFSLLAIVSIAYTPSTLLPNSFSDMHFLISLISISVIFNISSFYYSKAVDYIQSLYQEGIEDLAYMDHITGLANRWSFERWACEKLEELRETKDYTALVFLDIDNFKAINDTYGHDIGDKVLQHFARRLGNKVRSKDRKTGKHDYSIARFAGDEFVLLLYGVKHKSDLDNILNRICHLFRDGYQGTARINDLTVSVGAALFPQDAESLSELTRCADKAMYAAKHGGKNRYCYYNHSKPSPIDQALEPKNATIVPLKQEKEK